Sequence from the Burkholderiales bacterium genome:
CTTGCGCTCCGCCACCCGCTCCACCAGGCGCTCGTTCTTGGAGCGGTAGTGGATGAGATCGGCGATGGTGCCGATCTTGAGCCCATGCACCTGAGCGAATTCGATGAGGTCGGGCAGCCGGGCCATGCTGCCATCGTCCTTGAGGATTTCGCAGATCACCGCCGCCGGTTCCAGACCGGCCAGTTGCGCGAGATCACAGCCCGCTTCGGTATGGCCGGCACGCACCAGCACCCCGCCGGGCTGCGCCCGCAGGGGAAAGACATGGCCGGGCTGGATGATGTCGCTGGGCTTGGCATCCCGCGCCACTGCGGTGCGGATGGTGGTGGCGCGATCGGCGGCGGAAATGCCGGTGGTGACCCCCCTTGCCGCCTCGATGGAAACGGTGAAAGCCGTGCCGTGAGGGGTCTGGTTATCCTCCACCATCTGCCGCAATCCCAGTTGGCGACAACGGGCATCGGTGAGGGTGAGGCAGATGAGGCCGCGGCCGTATTTGGCCATGAAGTTGATGGCCTCCGGCGTCACGAGCTCCGCGGCCATCACCAGATCGCCCTCGTTTTCCCGGTCTTCCTCATCCACCAGAATGACCATCCTGCCTGCGGCGATGTCGGCGATGATTTCTTCGATGGGACTGATTGCCATGGCGCGCTCTCGCATGAAATTCACACCGCGATTATCGCACTTTATCGAAGCGCCAAGGGAAAGGAGCGGCTTTTCTTCCCCTTGCGCCACCACACCTCACGCCCCGGGCGGGGTATAGGTCAGCAGGCGCTCCGCATAGCGGGCGAGGAGGTCCACCTCCAGGTTCACCCTACGGCCGGGTGCGAGATGCGTGAGCGTCGTCACCAGCAAGGTGTGGGGAATGAGATTGACGCGGAAGCGTTCCCCCTCCACCTCGTTCACGGTGAGGCTCACGCCATCGAGGGTGATGGAGCCCTTTGCCGCGATGTAGCGGGCAAGGGCGGGGGGTGCCTCCACCTCCAGCAGCACACACTCGGCCAGCGCCTCCCGTCGCGTCACCACCCCCACGCCATCCACATGCCCCGAGACCAGATGGCCGCCCAGGCGGTCCGCAAGGCGCAGCGCCTTTTCCAGATTCACCGCATCGCCCGGGGCAAAGCCCGTGGTGCAGCGCAGGGTCTCCGCCGACACCTCTACCTTGAAGTGACTGTCGCCCTTCTCCACCACGGTGAGGCACACCCCGTTGACCGCGATGCTGTCGCCAATGGACACATCCTCCAGATCGAGGTCCCCGGCGTCGATGGTGAGCCGAAGCCCCTCCCCGCGCGGCGTTGCCTCCCGCACCCGGCCCACCGCCTGCACGATGCCTGTAAACATCACGTCTCCCTCCGCCCGCTCAGCCGGGCGATGATCCGCAGGTCTCGCCCCACCGCGCGCACATCGCGAATGACGAGGTCGATGCGTTCCTCCATGCGGGTGAACTCCGGAAGCTTAAAGAGCCCCCGCGCCGGGCTGCCCAGCACGGTGGGGGCGAGATAGAGCACCAGCTCATCCACCACGCCGGCTTCGAGCAGCGCGCCGTTGAGAGTCGCCCCCGCTTCCACCAGAAGCTCGTTCACCTCCTGCGCCGCAAGCCAGCCCATCAGGCGCACGAGATCCACGTCGCCCCCTTTGCGGCCCATTTCCACCACCGTCACGCCCTGCTCACGGAACGTGGCAAGGAGCGCGGCATCCTCCGCCGCGGTGATGACCACGGTGTTGCCTCCCTGCAGAATTCTGGCCTGGGGTGACAGGCTCAGGTGGCTGTCCAGCACGATGCGCCGCGGCTGGCGTGGCGTATCGATCTCCCGCACATCGAGGCGGGGATCGTCGGCGAGCACGGTGCCGGCCCCGGTGAGGATGGCGCAGGAGCGGGCCCGCCAGTACTGCACGTCATGGCGCGCGGCGGGGCCGGTGATCCATTTCGACACGCCGTTGGCCAGCGCCGTCCGTCCGTCGAGGCTCGCCGCGCATTTCATGCGCACCCAGGGCCGGCCACGGGTCATGCGGGAGACGAAGCCGATGTTGAGCTCGCGCGCCTCGTTTTCCAGCAGACCGACCTCCACCGGGATGCCCGCTTCGCGCAGCCGCGCAATACCGCGTCCGGCGACCAATGGGTTGGGATCCTCCATGGCCACCACCACCCGCGCCACACCGGCACTGAGGAGGGCATCGGTGCAGGGGGGCGTGCGCCCGTGATGGGCACAGGGTTCCAGGGTCACATAAACCGTCGCCCCGCGGGCCGCCGGCCCCGCCGCCGCGAGTGCAACCACCTCGGCGTGGGCTTCGCCCGCGCGGCGATGATAACCCTCGCCCACCACCCGGCCCTCCCGCACCAGCACACAGCCCACGCGTGGATTGGGACTGGTGCCAAACAGCCCTGCTTCGGCCAGGCGCAGCGCGCGGGCCATGAATTCATGGTCGGCAGCAGAAAACATCATTCAACAGCAATGGAATGCAGGCATGCGAGGAAGGGGAGCTAGGCCGGGGGTGCCGTTTCCTTAAGCGGAGTTAAGGATCGTCAGCGTTTGCGCTTCTTCGATTCCGCCGCCCCCAGGTCCCGGATCACCTCGCGGAAATCGTCCACGTCCTCGAAACTGCGATAGACCGAGGCAAAGCGGATGTAGGCCACCTTGTCCAGCTTGTAGAGTTCGGCCATAACCATTTCGCCGATCCGACGTGCCTCCACCTCCCGCTGCCCCAGGCTCAGGAGTTCCTGCACGATGCGCTCGATGGCGGCGTCCACGTATTCGGTGGGCACCGGCCGCTTGTGTAGGGCACGCATGAAACCCGTGCGCAGTTTTTCCTTGGAGAATTCCTCGCGGCTGCCATTCTGCTTCACCACCTGGGGCAGGCGCAGCTCGGCGGTCTCGTAGGTGGTGAAACGCTTGTTGCAGCCCGCGCAG
This genomic interval carries:
- the ribD gene encoding bifunctional diaminohydroxyphosphoribosylaminopyrimidine deaminase/5-amino-6-(5-phosphoribosylamino)uracil reductase RibD, with protein sequence MFSAADHEFMARALRLAEAGLFGTSPNPRVGCVLVREGRVVGEGYHRRAGEAHAEVVALAAAGPAARGATVYVTLEPCAHHGRTPPCTDALLSAGVARVVVAMEDPNPLVAGRGIARLREAGIPVEVGLLENEARELNIGFVSRMTRGRPWVRMKCAASLDGRTALANGVSKWITGPAARHDVQYWRARSCAILTGAGTVLADDPRLDVREIDTPRQPRRIVLDSHLSLSPQARILQGGNTVVITAAEDAALLATFREQGVTVVEMGRKGGDVDLVRLMGWLAAQEVNELLVEAGATLNGALLEAGVVDELVLYLAPTVLGSPARGLFKLPEFTRMEERIDLVIRDVRAVGRDLRIIARLSGRRET
- the nrdR gene encoding transcriptional regulator NrdR, yielding MKCPFCGSPDTQVIDSRVSDEGDSIRRRRRCAGCNKRFTTYETAELRLPQVVKQNGSREEFSKEKLRTGFMRALHKRPVPTEYVDAAIERIVQELLSLGQREVEARRIGEMVMAELYKLDKVAYIRFASVYRSFEDVDDFREVIRDLGAAESKKRKR
- the ribB gene encoding 3,4-dihydroxy-2-butanone-4-phosphate synthase, producing MAISPIEEIIADIAAGRMVILVDEEDRENEGDLVMAAELVTPEAINFMAKYGRGLICLTLTDARCRQLGLRQMVEDNQTPHGTAFTVSIEAARGVTTGISAADRATTIRTAVARDAKPSDIIQPGHVFPLRAQPGGVLVRAGHTEAGCDLAQLAGLEPAAVICEILKDDGSMARLPDLIEFAQVHGLKIGTIADLIHYRSKNERLVERVAERKVETIYGEFDLIAYRDKIADQIHLAMVKGPILAEEETLVRVHEPLSVIDFLDDADSTHSWGIHQAMKTLAEAMAGVMILFRRPESNDALLARLAHAAHKPSPKMDLRDYGIGAQILKDLGVRRMRLLAAPRRMPSLEGFDLEVTGYILPTDVVESNQVEE
- a CDS encoding riboflavin synthase; protein product: MFTGIVQAVGRVREATPRGEGLRLTIDAGDLDLEDVSIGDSIAVNGVCLTVVEKGDSHFKVEVSAETLRCTTGFAPGDAVNLEKALRLADRLGGHLVSGHVDGVGVVTRREALAECVLLEVEAPPALARYIAAKGSITLDGVSLTVNEVEGERFRVNLIPHTLLVTTLTHLAPGRRVNLEVDLLARYAERLLTYTPPGA